The Candidatus Neomarinimicrobiota bacterium genomic sequence GTTTCACCAGGTTGGAGTTAAAGCCCCCGGCCATTCCGCGGTCGGAGGTTACCACGACCACCAGACTGCGGCGCACTTCCGGCCGCAGTTCCAGCAGCGGCAAGAGCTGCCGGTCGATATGGGGCAAGAGGCCGAAAAGCACATCGCTGAGGCGGGTGGCATACGGGCGGGCCTGCTGCATGTTCTGCTGGGCCCGGCGGAGCTTGGCCGCCGCCACCAGCTTCATGGCCTTGGTCACCTGCTGGATACTCTTGACCGAACTGATTCGCCGCCGGATGATCTTCAGGCTGACCACAGGAATGTCCTCGTCATGCGATAAATGTTTTCAGAAAGTCGTCCGTGAGGCTGCTCAGGGTCTGTTCGCTATCCGGACTTAGCTCTCCGCTATGGCGAATGGCTGCCAGTAACTCGCCCGCGTTGCTGTGCAGATATTCGAGGAAGTCGGACTCAAATTCCTGCACCCGGTTCAGGGGCAGTTCGTCGAGATAGCCCTTGGTGGCCGCATATATGATGGTCACCTGATCCTCCACTGGCAGGGGACTCCACTGCTTCTGCTTTAAAGTTTCACGGAGCCGCTCCCCGCGCGTAATCCGCTGCAGAGTGGACTTGTCCAGGTCGGAGCCAAAGCGGGCGAAGGCCTCCAACTCCCGGAACTGGGCCAGCTCCAGCCGCAGCGAACCAGCCACCTTGCGCATGGCTTTGATCTGTGCGTTGCCGCCCACGCGGGAAACCGAAATACCGGGATTAATCGCCGGCCTGATACCGGAGTTGAACAGTCCTGTTTCCAGGAATATCTGCCCGTCGGTGATTGAAATGACATTGGTGGGGATGTAGGCCGACACGTCGCCGGCCTGGGTCTCAATGATGGGCAGCGCCGTGAGCGACCCACCGCCACCCTGGTCATTGAGCTTGGCGGCGCGCTCCAGCAGCCGACTGTGGAGGTAAAAGATATCCCCCGGATAGGCCTCCCGCCCCGGGGGGCGCCGGAGGAGAAGCGACATCTGGCGGTAGGCCACGGCGTGCTTGCTGAGGTCATCGTACACCACCAGGGCGTGCATACCCTGGTCCCGAAAGTATTCGCCGATGGTGGCTCCGGCATAGGGTGCGATGAACTGCATGGGGGCCGCCTCCGACGCGCTGGCCACCACCACCACCGTGTAGGCTAGGGCGCCGGCCTGTTCGAGCTCGGCCACTGCTGTGGCCACGGTGGATGCCTTCTGCCCCACCGCCACGTAAATGCAATAGACCGGCGCGTCGCCGTCGTGCGTAGACTTCTGGTTGATGATGGTGTCCAGGGCGATGGCCGTCTTGCCCGTTTGGCGGTCGCCAATAATCAGCTCTCGTTGCCCCCGGCCAATGGGGGTCATGCTGTCGATGGCCTTAAGGCCGGTCTGGAGCGGCTCGCGCACGGGCTGGCGGTCGATGACACCGGGAGCCTTGCGTTCAATGGGAGCGCTGGTCTCGACCTTGATGTCGCCTCGTCCATCGATGGGTTGACCTAGCGGGTTTACGACCCGGCCCAACATGCTCATTCCCACCCTGGTCTCCACCACCCGTCCAGTGCGGCGGGCCAGGTCCCCTTCCTTGACCAAGTGGCTCTCGCCAAACAGCACGAGACCGACGTCGTCCTCTTCCAGATTCAGGGCCATGCCATAAACATCATTGGGAAACTCAACCAGCTCTGCAGACATCACGTTATCCAGACCGTGGACTCGGGCGACGCCATCACCCACCATGATGACCTCACCGACTTCGGCCACGTCCATCTCGACTTTGAACGCGTCGAGCTGTTCCCGCAGCAAGGCCGTTATTTTTTCAGTGTCAAATCCTGAGGACATGAATTATTCGCTCCGTTGCCGTCCACCCATCCCCACCAGCAGCTGATTGCAAGGTGCAATCGCGGAGTGGACCGTGTGTAGCCATCACAAATTGTTATGCTGTGCTTATCACCCAACGTCGGCTAGACGAGCTGCCGACGCAAGAGCGCCAGCCGTCTTGCCAGGGAACCATCCACCAACAGATTTCCCAACCGCAGCTTGATGCCTCCCACTAAGCTGGGATCTATTTCTGACGAAACCCGCAGGGACCGACCTGTCTCCCCGCCGATGCGCTCCCTCAGCCCCGCCAACTCTTTCGAAGTCTGCTCCCGTGGGGTGGTCACATGCAGATCAATAAGGAGACCCTGCCGCTGCGCCATCCGCAGCAGTGCCTTGCTGATATGAGGGAGTTGGATGCCCAGCTTCCGCTCCAGCAGAAGGTGTAGCACCCCGAATTCCATAGCGCTCAAACCTTCGGCCAGGGCGCTGCGCAGTACGGCCATCTTCTCCTTCACTGGAATCCTATGGGTGACAATAACATGACGAAAGGCCCTGTTTTGTCGAAACATAGAGGCCAGCGCCCGGAACCGTTCTACAAAGCTATCCGGCACGCCCTGTTGCGCGGCAAGCCTGTAGGCGGCCTTGGCGAAACGGCGTGCCTCGGAGTTACCCGCCATCAGGCCTGTCCCAGCTGGCGGAGACTCTCTTCCACCAGCCTGCGGTTGTCTTCCGTGGAGAGATTGCGCTCGATCACCTTGCCAGCCATGGATATTGACAAGTCGACCACGTTGGATCTGATTTCTCTCAGCGTCCGCTCGCGCTCAGCTTCAAGCTGGTCCTTCGCCCGCGCCATAAATTCAGCGGCCTTCCCACGGGCCGCCTCTTCCAGCTCCAGCCGGACCCTTTCACCGGCCTCACGGGCACGGGCCATGATCTGCTTGGCCGCCAACCGGCTCTTTTTGAGTTCATCCTGCATCTTGGCTGTCAATTCCTCGGATTCCCGCCGAACCCTGTCCGCCTCAGACAGGGAATCGCGGATACGGTTTTCGCGCTTTTCGAGGGCAGTTATCATAGGCCCCCAGGCTTTTCGCGCTAGTATGGCCAGCACGATGAAAAAAGTAAGCCACGTCCAAATAATGAGACCCGGATCAAACCGAACAAGCTGTTCCATAAGACCTGTTCCTTCAGGGGTACGGGGTTACTACAGTAAAACCACCAATAGCAGCACGACTTCCGCGATGATGGCCACCCCCTCCAACAGGAACAGGGGCAAATTGACGGCCGTGCGGATGTCGGCCGCGGCAGAAGGCTGTCGGGCGGTGCTTTCGGCGGCAGCAGCCGTAAACCGGCCAAATCCCAGACCCGCGCCGATCACCACCAGGCCTGCGCCAATGGACGCCCCCAGGAGCGCAAGACTCTTGGAGCCGCCGCCGGCTTCTTCCGCACCGAAGGCTGATGTCACCATCAGGCCGGCAAGCACCATGACTATTTGAACAAGTCTGTTCTTGGGTATCAGTTTCATGCTCTGTTTAACCTCTCACTTTCAGGGATACTAGGGGAGCAACCACCTGCCTGGTGGTCAATGATCCGGATTGATGGCGGAGCCGATAAACACCGCCGACAATAGGGTGAATACGTAGGCCTGGACCCCCGCGACGATGAGTTCCAGGAAATTGATGCCCACGTTCAGGGCCACCGAGCCAATACCAATCCAGGGATTGGTCATGATAAATATGGGGGCCAGGATAGAAAGCATGGCAATATGTCCGGCTGTCATGTTGGCGGCCAGTCTCATGGTGAGTGCGAAGGGACGCACCAGCATGCTGAGGAGTTCGATGGGGATAAGAATAATCAGGACGGGCCAAGCCAACCCGTGGGGTACCAGATTCTTCCAGTGTCCCACAAATCCATGCGCCATAGTGCCTGCGACGATGATGGCGACAAAAGTAATCATTGCCAGCGAGGCCGTCACCACAGGGTTGGCTGTTGCCGTGCTGCCGCCGGGAATCAGGTCGAAAAAGGGAATGAGCCCCACGATGTTGGCCGTCAGGATAATGGTGAAAAATGCCAGCAGCAGCGGGGACCAGAAGCGAGCATACTGGCGGCCGATGTTGGGCATCACGATTTGGTTGTGGACAAAATCCACCGCCAGCTCCAGAACATTGCTGAAGCCCGTGGGGATCGGCTGTTCCTCCCGGCGATAGCGCCGGGTGCCAAGCAGAAATGCAGAGATAACCAACGCCCCGGTTATCCAGAGCATGATGACGTGCTTGGTGATGGACATGTCAAAGTCGAAAACTGTTAGCGGCACCAACACCTCGCTGTTGGAGACGTGGTGCATGATGACGGCCCCTACTGACTCGCTATGATCCTGCTGAACCACCCACCTCCCAGACTGCCGACTGATACCGGAATGCTTCGTAGATGTGCCAGGCCAGAAAATTCACCAGCAAAGAGGCGATAAACAGGCTAATCGGAAGCGAAGTAACCAGTACAATGGCCGCTGTCCACCCACCCAGCAGCACAACCTTGGCAATAAAATTAGCAAGCACAAATTGTTGATACCCTATGGAGCCCATCCGCTCAGACCGCACAATGAAAGACAGGGCCAGAATACTGCTCACGGAAATAGCCCCCGGAAACAGTCCTCCCGCCAACACGGCCAGGGCGCCGGCGCTCCCCGCCAAAAGCCAACTGATCCCTGCACCAACCAGCAGCATGGCCGCCAGCAGCATGGCTCCCACCAGCGGCTTCACTGGTCTCTGCCAGGAGGAAACATGACTTTCCAAATGCCGTACAGGCCCACAATCACGCCCATCAGCAGCCCGAGCCCCAAGAGGTAAGGCCCGGACTCAAACCTACGATCAAGGAAGAAGCCACCCAGCCCCAACCCCAGCACGGCACCGGTCATGTTGGTGGCTGCGTTTAAGAGTCGCCGGGATGGATCGGGGCCTGGGGACATGACTGGAAAATGGGGCCGGGGTGTGCGAATGATTCGTATGAGTGCGGGGTCCATCGTTAGGTACGGCGACCCCTCGCCCTAGTCTGACGCCTGGGTGTGACCCTTCTCATCCGCAGGAATTTGGTCGCCGTTGGCCATGATACCATCCTTGGCCGAGGGTGCAGCCTTAATCTTGGTCCCCTCCATTTTGCATTTCCCGGTGAATTGGGCCCCTTCTTCAATCACCAGCAGTGAAGCGCGCAGGTCGCCCACCAGTTTGGCCGAACTGCCCAAGGTGCATCGGCCTTCGGTTGTCAGACTCCCCTCCAGCTCGCCATCAATCACCGCCTCCTTAGCAGTGACGGCTCCCTTGATCAGCGAGTCTTTCGCTGAGCGTACCTGGCCGTTGGAGTGTATGTCCCCCAGAACAGTTCCATAAATTAGCACAGAGCCCTTGATGTCCAGATTTCCCTGGACCACCGTGTTGGGGCCAACAATGGTATTGGTCTGCGAGTTGTCGTCCCTAGCCATGCGTTTCTACCGATACGTCCTGTTGTCTGTAAAGATCAATGAATAACCGGGGATCAATGGCGCGCCCATCCTTCCAAATCTCGAAATGCAGGTGGGGCCCCTGGCTGATGCCTGTGTCCCCCACCAGACCAATGGGCTGCCCGCGCTCCACCCATTGCCGCGGCGACACCAAGTTGGTTCGGTTATGGCCGTAAAGGGTGAAATAGCCGTGTCCGTGGCTGAGTATGATCATGTAGCCCAGATCTTCGGTCCACCGTGAAAGAACCACCAGCCCCGCCGCTGAGGCTGACACCATATCACCAGCGGAGGCGGCGATGTCCACGCCTTCGTGATTGACCTGCAGGTCCAGCTCATGCAGCAATAGTCCCCGGGTAACATATCCATTGACGGGCGGGTAAGTGGGGATGTTCTCGAGAAAGTTGATGTAAATATTGTCGAGAAATATGCCCCCCTCGCGGCGATCCAACAGTCCGGGCTGACCATCCTCATCCAGATCGATGGCCAGCTCCAGCTCCTGAATCAAGTCTACGCCTCCAGAGTTGAACCGGCTGCTACTCAGAAGAGCATAGCGCACCTTCTCCCTGTAACTGGCCAACAGACGGTTTTCCCTCTGGATCTCGTCGTAGTCGGCGAGGCGGGGGAGCAAGACCACCCATCCCGCTAGCAGCGCCAAGGCAGCCAAGACAGCCAGGCTCATGGCGACAACAAACTGGCCGAATCTCAACCAGTAGCTGCGGGTCCAACCACCCCCCTCGGACATGAGGATGAGCTGGTAGTTGCGATTCCACAGCTTATTCAAAAAGCGCATGAGTTTAGCCCAGCTGAAAAAGGTGTGTCAACGGAAATGTTCCTCCACGCCGGCCCGCCCGCTCAACTCGCCCCCGGATCGCCAAGGATGATTTTCAGGACTCGATCAAGGTCCTCTTGGGAGTAGTAGGAAATCTCAATCGTTCCGGCTTCGTTGTCCCGCGGCTTGACCCGTACCTTGGTGTTCAGCCGGCTGAGCAGCTCCACCTCAACCCTGTTCACAAAGGCCGGCTTAGGCAGCTGCCTCCTCGCAGGACCACTGCCGGGCTGGTCAGCATTTCTCGCAGAGGCTCCCGCAATCGCCTGTACCGCCGCCTCCGTCTGCCGTACACTCAGTCCCTGGGCGACAATCTTTTTCCACAGTTTTTGCATGAGCGCCGGCTGTGGCAACCCCAACAGGGCCCGCGCGTGACCCATGGTGATCTCATCTTTCCTCAGGCTCCCTTTGATCTCAGGGGGCAGCTGCAACAGGCGCAGTGTGTTGGCTACCGCTGGGCGGCTCATGCCGACCTGTTCGGCAATCATCTTCTGGGTAAGGTCGTACTTACCATGCAGCAGTGCAAATGCCTCGGCCTGCTCCACGGGGTTCAGGTCTTCCCGCTGAATATTTTCCACCAAGGCGTATTCCATCATGTCCACGTCCGAATCGACGCTTAGAATATAGACCGGCACTTTTTCCAACTGCAGAGCTTTTGCCGCTCGCAGTCGTCGTTCCCCGGCCACAAGTTGATACCGGCTAGCACCAGCCTCCCTGACTGTTAGCGGCTGTATGATACCGTTGGCCTGAACTGACTGAATAAGGTCGGCCATCTCTTCGTCGCCAAAATCCTTTCGGGGCTGCATTGGGTTAGGGTCGATAACGTCAACTGAGAGATGCGGTTGACCGCCCTCCGACACCGCCACCTCAGGCAGAGGAATGAGGGCCCCCAGCCCCTTGCCCAGGCGTTGCTTCTCAACCATTGGCTCTCAACACCTCGCTTGCCAGTGCCATGTAGTTTTCCGAGCCAACCGAGGAGGCATCATAGAGTATAATAGGCTTCCCATAGCTGGGGGACTCGCTCAGGCGCACATTACGCATGATCGTGGTCTCATAAACTTTCTCGCCGAAATAGGCCCGCACTTCGTCGGCGACTTGCCGGGAAAGATTCAACCGGCCGTCGTACATGGTGATGAGCACGCCCTCGATTTCCAGGTCCTTGTTCAGTTGCCGCTGGATGAGCCTGATCGTGTTGAGCAGCTGGGAAAGGCCCTCCAAGGCGTAATATTCACACTGGATGGGGATGAGAACTGAATCAGCGGCAGTTAATCCGTTGATGGTGAGCAGCCCCAGTGAAGGTGGGCAGTCAATGAACACAAATTTGTAGTTGTTGGTCACCTGGGCCATGGCCTTGCGCAGGAGGTACTCTCTGGCCAGCATTCCCACCAGCTCTACCTCGGCGCCCACCAGCTGGTGTGTGGAGGGGATCAGGTCCAGGTGCTTTAGCTGCGTCCCGATGATGGCCTCGTCAACACTGGTATTCTTTGTGAGGATATCATACACCGAGTGTTTGCTGGCACCTATTTCAACTCCAACTCCACTGGTCGCGTTGGCCTGGGGATCCAAATCGATAAGCAGGGTAGGAATCTCGCTGGCAGCCAGCCCCGCCGCCAGGTTCACCGCCGTGGTCGTTTTACCGACACCGCCCTTTTGATTGGCAATCGTGATGATTTTGGGGGCTGAGGCCACAGGGTATCCGTTTACGCCTTCGTCCGTCATGAGTTAAGCAAAGCTACGTGCCCCTGATCGTCAGATGCAAGGTCGGCAGGCGCACCAGCCACCCTCACTCGCGAACGAAGGGGAGGATTATCTTGCGAGCATTCGGGGTCAAATCTAAATTCGCAAAACCTTGAACACACCCATATTTTTGCCCGAATCAAGCAGTTTCGGAAGTCTCAGATGTACCTCTCCAAGGCCCTTGGACAGCAGCCTTATTCGGTACTGACACCGCTGCTGCTCACGACGCTGCCATGACATCTATCCCCAGCCGCGAAGAAGTGACCCGACGGGTGCGGGACCAGCTGGGCCCCGATTCTTCGGAGGAGATGGTCGCCTCCATCGTGGGCCGGGTGATGGCGCTCCTGCCCACCATCCAAACGGAGGTCGGCCGTGGCAACTCGGACGTCATCATTGTCGCCTATGGCCGTAACCGGTCGGGAATTCTGGCCGCCATTGCCGGGGTACTCGCCGATCACAAGTGCGACATTGTGGACATCAAGCACACGTTGCGGGAAGGGCAGTTCGCCCTTACACTCGCGGTAGCGGCAGGCTCCGCTATTTCAAGCCGGGAGCTGCAGTCCGCCCTGGCCCAACCGGCAGCAGAGTTCGGCATACAGATCTCGGTCCTGGGCGGCGCTGCCAACGAATCCGTCCGTTAGCGGGGCCCCGTGATGACACCGAGCTGCAGGTCGTAATCGCATGCGCCGACAGGCCATACTCATCACAGGTTCTAACGGCGAGATCGGTCATGGGCTGATCGCAGCGCTGCATGAGCGGGGCGACGCCCACCTGATCGGTCTGGACCTGGAGGCGGCGGACCCAGCCATCAAGACATCCCTCTGGGAGGCGATCTCCGGCAATATTCTGGACCGCACCATACTGGACCGCCTCAACAGCCAGTACGCCTTCACCGATATTTATCACCTGGCGGCCTTGCTCAGCACGCGGGCCGAATTTTCCCCCACCACCGCTCACCAGGTGAATGTTAATGGCACCCTGAACCTGCTGTCCATGGCCGTGGAGCAGGCACGCAGCCAGGCACGTCCCGTGCGGTTCTTCTTTCCCAGTTCCATCGCCGTCTACGGGTTCGCCAGTCTGGCGGAAAAGGACCAGGCCGGTGCGTTGGTCGAGCCGCAATACCTGGCCCCCCAAACCATGTACGGGTGCAACAAACTGTACTGCGAGCTGCTGGGGGCCTACTTCGCCCGGCACTACCAGCGCCTGGCCGCAGATGCAGGCAGTATACGGCTGGACTTCAGGGCCATCCGTTTCCCGGGATTGATCAGCGCGCTGACCGCCCCCTCCGGCGGCACGTCCGACTACGCTCCAGAGATGCTCCATGCAGCCGCAAAGGGCCAGCCCTACGACTGCTTTGTGCGGGAGGATACGCGCATGCCCTTTATGACCATGCCCGATGCTATCCGGGCCATCGGCATGCTCATGGATGTCCCCCGGAAAGCACTGACGCAGCTGGTCTACCATATCAAGGCTTTCAATCCCTCTGCGGGTGAATTCCGCCAGCGGGTGCTGGATGCGTTCCCTGCGGCCCGCATCGGATTTAAGGTGGACGAGAAGCGCCAGAGCATGGTGGACAGTTGGCCCGCGGATGTGGACGATGCCGCTGCCCGCAGGGACTGGGGGTGGCTGCCAGAGCACGATTTAGAGGCTGCCTTTGCCGACTATTTGCTGCCTGATGTCCGGTCGCGGTACGACAGCTAACCGGGAGGAACCATGGACTCGACCTCGGCGCGATTGATAGCTGAGCTGGATGGCATCCGCGCGGCCGGCTT encodes the following:
- a CDS encoding F0F1 ATP synthase subunit alpha; amino-acid sequence: MSSGFDTEKITALLREQLDAFKVEMDVAEVGEVIMVGDGVARVHGLDNVMSAELVEFPNDVYGMALNLEEDDVGLVLFGESHLVKEGDLARRTGRVVETRVGMSMLGRVVNPLGQPIDGRGDIKVETSAPIERKAPGVIDRQPVREPLQTGLKAIDSMTPIGRGQRELIIGDRQTGKTAIALDTIINQKSTHDGDAPVYCIYVAVGQKASTVATAVAELEQAGALAYTVVVVASASEAAPMQFIAPYAGATIGEYFRDQGMHALVVYDDLSKHAVAYRQMSLLLRRPPGREAYPGDIFYLHSRLLERAAKLNDQGGGGSLTALPIIETQAGDVSAYIPTNVISITDGQIFLETGLFNSGIRPAINPGISVSRVGGNAQIKAMRKVAGSLRLELAQFRELEAFARFGSDLDKSTLQRITRGERLRETLKQKQWSPLPVEDQVTIIYAATKGYLDELPLNRVQEFESDFLEYLHSNAGELLAAIRHSGELSPDSEQTLSSLTDDFLKTFIA
- the atpH gene encoding ATP synthase F1 subunit delta, whose product is MAGNSEARRFAKAAYRLAAQQGVPDSFVERFRALASMFRQNRAFRHVIVTHRIPVKEKMAVLRSALAEGLSAMEFGVLHLLLERKLGIQLPHISKALLRMAQRQGLLIDLHVTTPREQTSKELAGLRERIGGETGRSLRVSSEIDPSLVGGIKLRLGNLLVDGSLARRLALLRRQLV
- the atpF gene encoding F0F1 ATP synthase subunit B, whose translation is MEQLVRFDPGLIIWTWLTFFIVLAILARKAWGPMITALEKRENRIRDSLSEADRVRRESEELTAKMQDELKKSRLAAKQIMARAREAGERVRLELEEAARGKAAEFMARAKDQLEAERERTLREIRSNVVDLSISMAGKVIERNLSTEDNRRLVEESLRQLGQA
- a CDS encoding ATP synthase F0 subunit C, which translates into the protein MVTSAFGAEEAGGGSKSLALLGASIGAGLVVIGAGLGFGRFTAAAAESTARQPSAAADIRTAVNLPLFLLEGVAIIAEVVLLLVVLL
- the atpB gene encoding F0F1 ATP synthase subunit A: MHHVSNSEVLVPLTVFDFDMSITKHVIMLWITGALVISAFLLGTRRYRREEQPIPTGFSNVLELAVDFVHNQIVMPNIGRQYARFWSPLLLAFFTIILTANIVGLIPFFDLIPGGSTATANPVVTASLAMITFVAIIVAGTMAHGFVGHWKNLVPHGLAWPVLIILIPIELLSMLVRPFALTMRLAANMTAGHIAMLSILAPIFIMTNPWIGIGSVALNVGINFLELIVAGVQAYVFTLLSAVFIGSAINPDH
- a CDS encoding AtpZ/AtpI family protein, encoding MDPALIRIIRTPRPHFPVMSPGPDPSRRLLNAATNMTGAVLGLGLGGFFLDRRFESGPYLLGLGLLMGVIVGLYGIWKVMFPPGRDQ
- a CDS encoding polymer-forming cytoskeletal protein, coding for MARDDNSQTNTIVGPNTVVQGNLDIKGSVLIYGTVLGDIHSNGQVRSAKDSLIKGAVTAKEAVIDGELEGSLTTEGRCTLGSSAKLVGDLRASLLVIEEGAQFTGKCKMEGTKIKAAPSAKDGIMANGDQIPADEKGHTQASD
- a CDS encoding M23 family metallopeptidase, producing MNKLWNRNYQLILMSEGGGWTRSYWLRFGQFVVAMSLAVLAALALLAGWVVLLPRLADYDEIQRENRLLASYREKVRYALLSSSRFNSGGVDLIQELELAIDLDEDGQPGLLDRREGGIFLDNIYINFLENIPTYPPVNGYVTRGLLLHELDLQVNHEGVDIAASAGDMVSASAAGLVVLSRWTEDLGYMIILSHGHGYFTLYGHNRTNLVSPRQWVERGQPIGLVGDTGISQGPHLHFEIWKDGRAIDPRLFIDLYRQQDVSVETHG
- a CDS encoding ParB/RepB/Spo0J family partition protein — translated: MVEKQRLGKGLGALIPLPEVAVSEGGQPHLSVDVIDPNPMQPRKDFGDEEMADLIQSVQANGIIQPLTVREAGASRYQLVAGERRLRAAKALQLEKVPVYILSVDSDVDMMEYALVENIQREDLNPVEQAEAFALLHGKYDLTQKMIAEQVGMSRPAVANTLRLLQLPPEIKGSLRKDEITMGHARALLGLPQPALMQKLWKKIVAQGLSVRQTEAAVQAIAGASARNADQPGSGPARRQLPKPAFVNRVEVELLSRLNTKVRVKPRDNEAGTIEISYYSQEDLDRVLKIILGDPGAS
- a CDS encoding ParA family protein; translated protein: MTDEGVNGYPVASAPKIITIANQKGGVGKTTTAVNLAAGLAASEIPTLLIDLDPQANATSGVGVEIGASKHSVYDILTKNTSVDEAIIGTQLKHLDLIPSTHQLVGAEVELVGMLAREYLLRKAMAQVTNNYKFVFIDCPPSLGLLTINGLTAADSVLIPIQCEYYALEGLSQLLNTIRLIQRQLNKDLEIEGVLITMYDGRLNLSRQVADEVRAYFGEKVYETTIMRNVRLSESPSYGKPIILYDASSVGSENYMALASEVLRANG
- a CDS encoding NAD-dependent epimerase/dehydratase family protein, producing MRRQAILITGSNGEIGHGLIAALHERGDAHLIGLDLEAADPAIKTSLWEAISGNILDRTILDRLNSQYAFTDIYHLAALLSTRAEFSPTTAHQVNVNGTLNLLSMAVEQARSQARPVRFFFPSSIAVYGFASLAEKDQAGALVEPQYLAPQTMYGCNKLYCELLGAYFARHYQRLAADAGSIRLDFRAIRFPGLISALTAPSGGTSDYAPEMLHAAAKGQPYDCFVREDTRMPFMTMPDAIRAIGMLMDVPRKALTQLVYHIKAFNPSAGEFRQRVLDAFPAARIGFKVDEKRQSMVDSWPADVDDAAARRDWGWLPEHDLEAAFADYLLPDVRSRYDS